One Vallitalea pronyensis genomic region harbors:
- a CDS encoding LysR family transcriptional regulator → MNINYEHYKVFYHVATTLSFSKASTNLYISQSAVSQSIKTLEEKLQTTLFHRSTKKVTLTHEGTLLLQHIEPAIHLIHHGENNILANRSLQQGKIRIGASDTICKHILLPYFQQFHQAYPDIHLQVTNRTSLKCVQLLKQGTVDFIITNLPNEQITSTMTMEPFYTFQDIFIAGTRFDHLRHTTLSLEDILNYPLLMLEKNTTTSQYAESIFTKHHLKLQPEVELTSIDLLVELAKINIGISLVPDYCIKHEPMERVFPLKLHTPFPKRQLAMVTHKNVPLSVASKTFMNHIQKGKS, encoded by the coding sequence ATGAATATCAACTACGAACATTACAAAGTCTTCTACCACGTAGCCACCACCCTCAGCTTCTCCAAAGCCTCAACCAACCTCTATATCTCCCAGTCCGCCGTCAGCCAATCCATCAAAACCCTTGAAGAAAAACTCCAAACCACCCTCTTCCATAGAAGCACAAAAAAAGTGACTCTCACCCATGAAGGCACACTGCTCCTTCAACACATTGAACCAGCCATCCACCTGATCCACCACGGTGAAAATAACATTCTGGCTAACCGCTCTTTACAGCAAGGTAAAATACGTATCGGAGCCAGCGATACCATCTGCAAACATATACTCCTACCTTATTTCCAACAGTTTCACCAAGCCTACCCTGACATCCACCTTCAAGTCACCAACCGAACCTCCCTGAAATGTGTACAACTCCTCAAACAGGGTACCGTCGACTTTATCATCACCAACCTACCTAATGAACAGATTACCTCTACCATGACCATGGAACCTTTTTACACCTTTCAAGATATCTTCATAGCAGGTACGCGCTTTGACCACCTGCGGCATACAACATTATCACTAGAGGATATCTTAAACTACCCTCTCCTTATGCTGGAAAAAAACACAACCACAAGCCAATATGCAGAATCGATCTTTACAAAACATCACCTTAAGCTTCAGCCAGAAGTAGAGTTAACCAGCATCGACCTTTTGGTTGAATTGGCTAAAATCAATATCGGTATCTCCCTTGTCCCTGACTACTGCATTAAACATGAGCCTATGGAGCGGGTCTTTCCCCTTAAGCTCCATACACCATTTCCAAAACGTCAACTGGCCATGGTTACCCATAAAAATGTTCCTCTATCCGTAGCCTCTAAGACCTTTATGAATCATATCCAAAAAGGTAAATCTTAA
- a CDS encoding SDR family NAD(P)-dependent oxidoreductase has protein sequence MLKGYVLITGGNKGIGLALAKTFAKNGHPLVLVGKDASALYRARDILKNDYHVPVSLIQRDLTKKENVQAIYTLLQHRKIQIDILVNNAGFGTYGPFIETDLEKELQLIQLNMQCVTHMTKLFSKDMAARGYGKILNIASTSAFQPGPYMAVYFASKAYVLHFSEALHHEFNRYGVTVTALCPGPTKTDFTEHAKGSGKARIFQSMLPVEKVAYLGYKALMNNQSYKVVGFKNNLLRQLNRCMPRGLTVAITGMLLSKVDHPISELVKKE, from the coding sequence ATGTTAAAAGGTTACGTATTAATAACAGGTGGTAATAAAGGGATTGGATTAGCGCTTGCAAAAACATTTGCAAAAAATGGCCATCCATTAGTTTTAGTTGGTAAAGATGCATCGGCTCTCTATCGGGCAAGGGATATACTTAAAAACGATTATCATGTCCCCGTTTCCCTTATTCAGAGGGATTTAACTAAAAAAGAGAATGTTCAAGCTATCTATACATTATTACAACATAGAAAAATCCAAATTGACATATTGGTCAACAATGCTGGGTTTGGCACCTACGGGCCATTCATAGAAACAGACCTGGAAAAAGAGTTACAGTTAATTCAACTTAACATGCAATGTGTGACGCATATGACCAAACTTTTTTCAAAAGACATGGCAGCAAGAGGCTATGGAAAGATTTTGAATATAGCCTCTACTAGTGCTTTCCAACCAGGTCCTTATATGGCAGTCTACTTTGCTTCAAAAGCTTATGTCCTTCATTTCAGTGAAGCTCTTCATCATGAGTTTAATCGCTATGGTGTCACAGTGACAGCATTATGTCCCGGTCCTACCAAAACAGATTTTACTGAGCATGCAAAAGGTTCTGGTAAAGCTCGGATTTTCCAATCCATGCTCCCCGTAGAAAAGGTTGCTTACTTAGGTTATAAAGCGCTTATGAATAATCAGTCTTATAAAGTCGTTGGTTTTAAGAATAATCTACTAAGGCAACTTAATCGGTGTATGCCTAGAGGGCTAACTGTGGCTATCACTGGCATGTTGCTGTCAAAAGTGGACCACCCCATCTCAGAGCTTGTAAAGAAAGAATAA
- a CDS encoding class I SAM-dependent methyltransferase — MKFESIKKLLQDVKPYDKGTHTMWTDPYISKQLLHYHLNPDMGAASRTEEAIHHTIQWIVECLNQSTGTILDLGCGPGLYTSRLAKKGYTVTGVDYAAHSIAYAKQYANEHHLTIDYMCGDYLEIEMDTREKYDMVMMIYCDFGVLIPEDRKKLIQRVYNLLKVGGIFIFDALDQEGIVDMSFQKHWECDEGVFWQPEPYMLLTNSLHFPDYKALLDEHIVIDKRGDYKLYRFWNHYFSPQDVEDIFKTEGFRRIDAYPQLLKGEGAYNDKHVTFYKVTK, encoded by the coding sequence ATGAAATTTGAATCAATAAAGAAGCTATTACAAGATGTAAAACCTTATGATAAAGGAACCCACACCATGTGGACAGATCCTTATATATCTAAACAGTTACTTCATTATCACTTGAACCCAGATATGGGTGCTGCAAGTCGAACAGAAGAAGCCATTCACCATACCATCCAATGGATTGTAGAATGCTTGAATCAAAGCACTGGTACAATATTGGACCTGGGATGCGGGCCGGGTTTATATACCAGTCGATTAGCTAAAAAGGGTTATACTGTCACAGGTGTAGATTACGCTGCACATAGCATCGCCTATGCAAAGCAATATGCGAATGAACATCACTTGACCATCGATTATATGTGTGGGGATTATCTTGAAATAGAAATGGATACCCGTGAAAAATACGATATGGTGATGATGATTTATTGTGATTTTGGGGTATTGATACCAGAAGACAGAAAAAAGCTGATTCAACGTGTTTACAACTTACTGAAGGTTGGTGGCATTTTTATTTTTGATGCATTGGATCAAGAAGGTATTGTAGATATGTCTTTTCAAAAACACTGGGAATGTGATGAAGGTGTTTTTTGGCAGCCTGAGCCTTATATGCTTTTAACCAACAGCCTACATTTTCCAGATTACAAGGCATTACTTGACGAGCATATTGTGATAGATAAAAGGGGGGACTACAAGCTGTACCGCTTCTGGAACCACTATTTTAGCCCACAAGATGTCGAAGATATATTTAAAACAGAAGGCTTTCGGCGTATAGACGCCTACCCACAGCTTCTTAAAGGAGAGGGCGCATATAATGATAAACATGTTACATTTTATAAAGTAACGAAGTAG
- a CDS encoding alpha/beta hydrolase, giving the protein MFEGNAYWKNYMVGWFGEGLIDKWYQHVKVEKIQSNHQDINLEVYDTGNKDATTFIFAHGIAGYARVLLPFTMPLFECGYNLVVPDMQGYGYNDGLKGDFEWNAHKQNLKDCIDYAKKRFTGKIVIGGASMGGPLAYAAACEREDIDGLVCWCLWDFSDREFMLNETNTKGFTYVLIPILKWVSKYLQKVRIKTYSLISYDTLTDSKEFNDLIKRDPQAGTHITLKGAASLVLQSKPYIPHDKFNKKVLILQPEKDEMTPKYYTEKVYKKLGSKEKKYIEIKNSAHFPVEKEYYLQWKEAVNAFLETV; this is encoded by the coding sequence ATGTTTGAAGGGAATGCGTATTGGAAGAATTATATGGTAGGTTGGTTTGGTGAAGGGTTAATTGATAAGTGGTATCAGCATGTTAAGGTAGAAAAAATCCAATCCAACCATCAAGACATCAACCTTGAGGTATATGATACAGGTAATAAGGATGCAACCACCTTTATATTTGCTCATGGTATTGCAGGGTATGCAAGAGTTCTATTACCATTTACAATGCCACTATTTGAATGTGGGTATAACCTAGTCGTACCTGATATGCAGGGATACGGTTATAATGATGGGTTAAAAGGTGATTTTGAATGGAATGCACATAAGCAAAATCTAAAAGACTGTATTGATTATGCTAAAAAAAGATTTACAGGAAAAATCGTAATTGGCGGTGCTAGTATGGGGGGGCCATTAGCATATGCAGCAGCATGTGAAAGAGAAGACATAGATGGTCTTGTTTGCTGGTGTTTATGGGATTTTAGTGACAGGGAATTTATGCTAAATGAAACCAACACTAAAGGTTTTACATATGTCTTAATACCTATATTAAAATGGGTATCCAAGTATTTGCAGAAGGTAAGGATTAAGACATACAGCCTTATTTCCTATGATACATTGACAGACTCAAAAGAATTTAATGACTTAATTAAGCGTGACCCTCAAGCAGGTACCCATATCACATTAAAAGGAGCGGCAAGTCTTGTCTTACAAAGTAAACCTTATATACCCCATGATAAATTTAATAAAAAAGTACTTATACTACAACCAGAAAAAGACGAAATGACCCCTAAATATTACACTGAAAAAGTGTATAAAAAACTTGGGTCAAAGGAAAAAAAGTACATAGAGATTAAAAACTCAGCCCATTTTCCTGTAGAAAAAGAATACTATTTGCAATGGAAAGAAGCAGTCAATGCTTTTTTAGAAACGGTATAA